A genomic stretch from Melospiza georgiana isolate bMelGeo1 chromosome 27, bMelGeo1.pri, whole genome shotgun sequence includes:
- the KMT2A gene encoding histone-lysine N-methyltransferase 2A isoform X1: MAHSGRWRFPARPGSGGWGRRGPGGSRLRVPAVHSLRPAEPAAAPAAAGEGERGGPCSGGAAGSGGGGAAPGPGGPAAAAGPGFDAALQVSATIGINLRRFRAACGTEAGSGEDEQFLGFGSDEEVKVQSPTRSPTVKSSPRKPRGRPRSSSDRSSAVLSDSSSVCSPSSKSETTSMEKVKKKESKSGEKRRGRPPALTSVKFKLSQEKDTSDIQKGSKEEKESLKKIKRSPSTTFQQATKIKKLRTSKLSPLKSKFKPGAKLQIGRKSVQIVRRRGRPPSSERLKTSSTLVMNSQLEKPQRIRKEKDGTPPLTKEEKAAVRQSPRRIKPVRIIPSTKRTDAAIAKQLLQRAKKGAQKKIEKEAAKLQGRMGRTQLKNIRQFIMPVVSAISSRIIKTPKRFIEDEDYDPPIKISRLESTPNSRFSTTSCGSSEKSSAASQHSSQMSSDSSRSSSPSVDTSTDSQASEEMQMLSEERSNTPEVHTPLPVSQSPENDNGDRRNRRFSITERSFGQRTAKKLSALPSMPQQQSSSSPPPPLLTPPPPLQPASSISDHTPWLMPPTIPLASPFLPASAAPMQEKRKSILREPTFRWTSLKHSRSEPQYFSSAKYAKEGLIRKPIFDNFRPPPLTPEDVGFASGFSTPGATAPTRLFSLHSGARFDMHKRSPLLRAPRFTPSEAHSRIFESVTLPSSVGRATTGTSATGTSSRRRKRKAFSPIRSEPRSPSHSMRTRSGRLSTSDLTTLTPQSSVSSSLTSISVSSLATSALNSTFTFPSHSLSQSGESAERSQRPRKQTNAPAEPFPSGSPAPLFPWFTSSPQTERGKNKDRAAEELSKDKDADKALEKDKSREKDREREKENKRESKKEKRRKGSEVQNSTALFPVGKMPKEKVSEDAAASSSAKKTAGRKKSTAADPTAEVSTAALVDTTAVKTKTSKKGRGGLDKSDLDLSPTVPSLEKEKALRLSAPSSSAVKHSASSISSMLAQADKLPMTDKRVASLLKKAKAQLYKIEKSKSLKQADQPKAQGQESDSSETSVRGPRIKHVCRRAAVALGRKRAVFPDDMPTLSALPWEEREKILSSMGNDDKSSIAGSEEAEPVAPPIKPIKPVTRNKAQQEPPVKKGRRSRRCGQCSGCQVPEDCGVCTNCLDKPKFGGRNIKKQCCKMRKCQNLQWMPSKAYLQKQAKAAKKKEKKSKTNEKKESHSGKNQLDSGQKQTPQAVVPREDNSGKKSSEPARKPVEEKHEDGNSSVPVSEPKQVPVSGTRKTGKQMSQPVQLPPPQPPSSGPLKKEAPKPSTSEPKKKQTPQPEIGTEQSKQKKIAPRPTFPVKQKPKEKEKPPPLSKPESSTLNLLSTLTNGSSSKQKPPTDGVHRIRVDFKEDCEVENVWEMGGLGIVTSVPITPRVVCFLCASSGHVEFVYCQVCCEPFHKFCLEESERPQEDQLENWCCRRCKFCHVCGRQHQATKQLLECNKCRNSYHPECLGPNYPTKPTKKKKVWICTKCVRCKSCGSTTPGKGWDAQWSHDFSLCHDCAKLFAKGNFCPLCDKCYDDDDYESKMMQCGKCDRWVHSKCENLTDEMYEILSNLPESVAYTCINCTEQHPAEWRLALEKELQISLKQVLTALLNSRTTSHLLRYRQAAKPPDLNPETEESIPSRSSPEGPDPPVLTEVSKQEEQQPLDLEGVKRKMDQGSYISVLDFSDDIVKIIQAAINADGGQPEIKKANSMVKSFFIRQMERVFPWFSVKKSRFWEPNKVTSNSGMLPNAVLPPSLDHNYAQWQEREENNRTEQPPLMKKIIPAPKLRGPGEPDSPTPLHPPTPPISGSDRSREDSPELNPPPDVEDNRQCALCLKYGDDSANDAGRLLYIGQNEWTHVNCALWSAEVFEDDDGSLKNVHMAVIRGKQLRCEFCQKSGATVGCCLTSCTSNYHFMCSRVKNCVFLDDKKVYCQRHRDLIKGEVVPENGFEVLRRVFVDFEGISLRRKFLSGLEPENIHMMIGSMTIDCLGILNDLSDCEDKLFPIGYQCSRVYWSTTDARKRCVYTCKIMECRPPVVEPDINSTVEHDDNRTIAHSPVPLTEILPKDTRNTPEIVNPPSPDRPLHSQTSSSCYYPVVSKGPRIRVPSYPSAQRSPGSRPLPSAGSPTPVTHEIVTVGDPLLSSGLKSIGSRRHSTSSLSQQQSKLRMISPTRAGNTYSRHSVSSVSSTGASSEYEPTVKSSDRFVGSVSTGPPSAPVQSCSTSSGSQKTVATTGNKTYQLDASQSTEGKHSSSSDLVAKGAPSKGEKIKASKDPDYLSHTFVSGGSAKVSTQPTSSSAMEMNKIGTFQECSGSFSSKEAIPFPPLHQRGPRKDRDQHMEPLQPEKTTAVDEMDAKTLKAAGVNNRSPAASEQVVTAPRDKRHKGKKLMKDSFKEKHSLKSLTETSQAVGSDELKADFGNQGLATEQVSQRLCNNIPAEKVGDKSPSSQGPSKGTAVQAEAAPKESQAPRKRTVKVTLTPLKMESENQSKNAQQESDAETQSAGADLAALAEPSSASESPEENPVIQGSPNEPPTQESQNNTYENLAIQDNSLMLQDGAKAQEEGSYKRRYPRRSARARSNMFFGLTPLYGVRSYGEEDIPFYSNSTGKKRGKRSAEGQVDGADDLSTSDEDDLYYYNFTRTVVSSNTEERLASHSLFREEEQCDLPKISQLDGVDDGTESDTSVTATTRKVSQVTKRSGKENGTENLKLDRTEEAGEKVTKSSTVHKTDPKIDNCHPVSRVKAQGQDSLEVQLSSLETGRRAHASTPADKNLLDTFNTELLKSDSDNNNSDDCGNILPSDIMDFVLKNTPSMQALGESPESSSSELLTLGEGLGLDSNRGKDMGLFEVFSQQLPTAEPVDSSVSSSISAEEQFELPLELPSDLSVLTTRSPTVPSQNHNRLAVISESSLPSSGERSMLALPSTESGEKRVTVTEKPASGEGDTALLSPGVDPSPEGHMTPDHFIQGHIDAEHIASPACGPVEQGHGSNQDLTRNSGTPGIQVPVSPTVPLQSQKYVPNSTDSPGPSQISNAAVQTTPPHLKPAAEKLLVVNQNMQPLYVLQTLPNGVTQKIQLTPSVSSAQSVMESNTSVLGPMGSGLTLTTGLNPSLPPSQSLFPPTSKGILPMSHHQHIHPFSPPAQTGFPPNISSPSPGLLIGVQPPPDPQLLVSEASQRTDLGTAASTPAAALGKKRPISRLQSRKNKKLAPSGTPSAIAPSDMVSNMTLINFAPSQISNHPLDLGTIANSTSHRTVPNIIKRSKSGVMYFEQTSLLPQGGTTTTAVSTSPSIIGADASHLPAGPVSGLTSSSSVLNVVSMQATAAPSTGGSVPGHVLGQSSVTLTSPGLLGDLGSISNLLIKASQQSLGLQEQHMTLPPSSGMFSQLGASQTPSTAAMTAASSICVLPSAQTMGMTVAPSTADPEGSYQLQHMSQLLASKTGVASSQLDLSTVPATTQLSSFPQLVDVPNNTGLEQSKASSSVMHASSASPGGSPSPGQQSASSSVLGATKMKPKVKRIQPLLDKGNGKKHKTSHAWAGSSEAHVPEKGAVAVPPVSVTGTPAVKADAQDAASVDQPLQKPHGQSAGQPAVVPEPQATQNSINEQENAGSKALEEEEGTFSSPLMFWLQQEQKRKECLGEKKPKKGLVFEISSDDGFQICAESIEDAWKSLTDKVQEARSNARLKQLSFAGVNGLRMLGIIHDTVVFLIEQLYGAKHCHNYKFRFHKPEEANEPPLNPHGSARAEVHLRKSAFDMFNFLASKHRQPPEYNPNDEEEEEVQLKSARRATSMDLPMPMRFRHLKKTSKEAVGVYRSPIHGRGLFCKRNIDAGEMVIEYSGNVIRSILTDKREKYYDSKGIGCYMFRIDDSEVVDATMHGNAARFINHSCEPNCYSRVINIDGQKHIVIFAMRKIYRGEELTYDYKFPIEDASNKLPCNCGAKKCRKFLN; the protein is encoded by the exons AAAAAAGATTGAGAAAGAAGCAGCCAAATtgcagggcaggatggggagAACACAGCTCAAAAATATTCGACAGTTTATCATGCCAGTTGTGAGTGCAATCTCATCACGGATTATCAAAACACCCAAACGGTTTATTGAGGATGAAGACTACGATCCTCCTATTAAAATATCCAGACTAGAATCCACACCAAACAGCAGGTTCAGCACTACATCTTGTGGCTCCAGTGAAAAGTCCAGTGCCGCTTCTCAACATTCATCTCAGATGTCTTCAGATTCCTCACGGTCCAGCAGCCCCAGCGTGGATACATCTACAGACTCCCAGGCTTCTGAGGAGATGCAGATGCTTTCTGAGGAGCGAAGCAATACTCCAGAAGTTCACACTCCCCTGCCTGTTTCTCAGTCCCCTGAAAATGATAATGGTGATAGGAGAAATAGAAGGTTTTCGATAACAGAAAGAAGTTTTGGCCAGAGGACTGCAAAAAAGCTGTCAGCCTTACCAAGCATGCCACAGCAGCagtcctcctcctctcctcctccccctttgCTCACTCCCCCCCCACCACTGCAGCCTGCTTCAAGCATCTCAGACCATACCCCTTGGCTTATGCCTCCAACCATACCGTTAGCCTCACCCTTTCTTCCTGCTTCTGCTGCACCGATGCAAGAGAAACGAAAGTCAATTCTGCGAGAGCCAACATTTAGGTGGACCTCCCTGAAACATTCCAGGTCAGAGCCACAGTACTTCTCATCAGCAAAATATGCCAAAGAGGGTCTTATTCGCAAACCGATATTTGATAACTTCAGACCCCCGCCGCTAACACCGGAGGACGTTGGCTTTGCATCTGGCTTCTCAACGCCAGGTGCGACAGCTCCCACGCGTCTCTTTTCACTTCACTCTGGAGCCAGGTTTGATATGCACAAGAGAAGTCCTCTGCTGCGAGCACCACGATTCACACCAAGTGAGGCCCACTCCCGCATCTTCGAGTCTGTGACCTTGCCCTCGTCAGTCGGCCGTGCCACCACAGGCACCTCTGCCACAGGCACGTCCTCTCGGCGGCGCAAGAGGAAAGCGTTCAGCCCCATCCGATCAGAACCCAGATCTCCTTCACACTCCATGAGGACGAGGAGCGGAAGGCTTAGTACCTCTGACCTGACAACTCTCACTCCACAGTCTTCTGTCTCTTCCTCTTTAACTAGTATTTCAGTTAGTTCTCTTGCCACTAGTGCCTTAAATTCAACTTTTACTTTTCCCTCCCATTCCTTATCACAGTCTGGGGAATCAGCAGAAAGAAGCCAGAGACCAAGGAAGCAGACGAatgctccagcagagcctttCCCATCTGGTAGTCctgctcctctcttcccctgGTTCACATCAAGTCCCCAGACAGAGAGAGGTAAAAACAAGGACAGGGCAGCAGAAGAGCTCTCCAAAGATAAAGATGCTGACAAAGCCCTGGAGAAGGACAAGAGCagagagaaagacagagagagagaaaaggagaacaAACGGGAgtcaaagaaagagaaaaggagaaaagggtCAGAAGTACAGAATAGCACTGCTTTGTTTCCTGTAGGTAAAATGCCCAAAGAAAAAGTCAGCGAAGACGCTGCAGCATCATCATCTGCCAAAAAAACTGCCGGGCGGAAGAAGTCTACAGCAGCAGATCCCACGGCAGAGgtttccactgctgctctggTAGATACAACAGCtgtcaaaaccaaaacatcCAAGAAAGGTAGAGGGGGGCTGGACAAATCAGACCTGGATCTCAGCCCCACTGTGCCAtctttggagaaggaaaaagctctCCGTCTTTCTGCTCCTTCATCAAGCGCTGTTAAACATTCTGCTTCCTCCATCAGTTCTATGTTGGCTCAAGCAGACAAACTGCCAATGACTGACAAGAGGGTAGCTAGTCTTCTGAAAAAGGCAAAAGCCCAGCTGTACAAGATTGAGAAGAGCAAGTCCCTCAAACAAGCAGATCAGCCAAAAGCACAG GGGCAAGAGAGTGATTCATCAGAAACGTCAGTCCGAGGACCACGAATCAAACACGtttgcaggagagcagctgtcGCACTGGGCCGCAAGCGCGCGGTGTTTCCTGATGACATGCCCACTCTGAGTGCCTTACCATGGGAAGAGCGGGAGAAGATACTGTCTTCCATGGGGAATGATG ATAAGTCATCGATAGCTGGCTCAGAAGAGGCTGAACCTGTTGCTCCACCCATCAAGCCCATTAAGCCGGTCACCAGAAACAAGGCCCAGCAAGAGCCTCCGGTGAAGAAGGGCCGGCGCTCCAGGCGCTGCGGGCAGTGTTCAGGCTGCCAGGTTCCAGAGGACTGTGGGGTCTGCACTAACTGTCTAGACAAACCCAAGTTTGGTGGGCGCAATATAAAGAAGCAGTGCTGCAA AATGAGGAAATGTCAGAATCTACAGTGGATGCCTTCAAAAGCTTATCTCCAGAAGCAAGCTAAAG ctgcaaaaaagaaagagaagaaatccaAGACaaatgagaagaaagaaagcCATTCTGGAAAAAACCAGTTGGACTCTGGACAGAAACAAACTCCTCAGGCTGTTGTACCAAGAGAAGACAATTCTGGGAAGAAGAGCAGTGAGCCTGCCCGTAAGCCTGTTGAGGAAAAGCATGAGGATGGGAATTCCTCCGTTCCTGTGTCAGAGCCCAAACAGGTCCCTGTGTCTGGTACCAGAAAGACTGGAAAGCAGATGTCCCAGCCAGtccagctccctcctcctcagccACCAAGCTCAGGACCTTTGAAAAAAGAAGCACCTAAACCTAGCACTTCTGAGCCCAAGAAAAAGCAGACTCCCCAGCCAGAAATAG GCACAgaacaaagcaaacagaaaaaaattgctccCCGTCCAACTTTCCCTGTGAAAcagaaaccaaaagaaaag GAAAAGCCCCCTCCTCTAAGCAAGCCAGAGAGCAGCACACTGAACTTGCTCAGCACTCTGACTAACGGCAGCAGTTCCAAGCAAAAGCCACCTACAGATGGAGTCCACAGAATCCGAGTGGATTTCAAG GAGGACTGTGAAGTGGAGAATGTTTGGGAGATGGGTGGGTTAGGCATCGTCACCTCGGTACCTATTACTCCCAGGGTGGTGTGTTttctctgtgccagcagtggACATGTGGAG TTTGTATATTGCCAGGTCTGCTGTGAGCCCTTCCACAAGTTCTGCTTGGAGGAGAGCGAGCGGccccaggaggatcagctggAGAACTGGTGCTGCCGTCGCTGCAAGTTCTGCCACGTCTGTGGGAGACAGCACCAGGCCACCAAG CAGTTGCTGGAGTGTAACAAGTGCCGAAACAGCTATCACCCTGAGTGCCTGGGCCCAAACTACCCAACAAAACCcaccaagaaaaagaaagtttgg ATATGTACCAAATGTGTTCGCTGCAAGAGCTGTGGATCAACAACACCGGGCAAAGGATGGGATGCACAGTGGTCTCATGACTTCTCCCTGTGTCATGATTGTGCCAAACTCTTTGCTAAAG GAAACTTTTGTCCTCTCTGTGACAAATGCTACGATGATGATGACTACGAGAGCAAGATGATGCAGTGTGGGAAATGTGACCGCTGGGTCCACTCCAAATGTGAAAACCTTACTG ATGAAATGTATGAGATACTCTCCAACTTGCCCGAGAGCGTGGCATACACCTGCATTAACTGTAcagagcagcatcctgcagaGTGGCGTCTGGCActggaaaaggagctgcagaTTTCCTTGAAGCAGGTTTTAACAGCCCTGTTGAATTCCAGAACCACCAGCCACTTACTGCGGTATCGACAG GCAGCAAAACCACCTGATTTAAATCCTGAGACAGAGGAGAGTATCCCATCCAGAAGCTCTCCTGAGGGTCCCGATCCTCCTGTCCTAACAGAAGTCAGTAAACAGGAGGAGCAGCAACCTCTGGATCTGGAAggagtgaaaagaaaaatggatcAAGGAAGTTACATTTCTGTG TTGGATTTTAGTGATGACATCGTGAAGATCATTCAAGCAGCCATTAATGCCGATGGCGGTCAGCCAGAGATTAAGAAAGCCAACAGCATGGTCAAGTCCTTCTTTATTCGG CAAATGGAGCGTGTTTTTCCATGGTTCAGTGTAAAAAAGTCCAGATTTTGGGAGCCAAATAAAGTAACAAGCAA CAGTGGTATGTTGCCGAATGCAGTGCTGCCCCCGTCGCTCGACCATAATTATGCTCAGTGGCAGGAGCGTGAAGAGAACAACCGCACTGAACAGCCCCCTCTGATGAAGAAAATCATTCCAGCTCCAAAACTCAGAGGGCCTGGAGAGCCAGATTCACCAACTCCTCTACATCCTCCTACACCCCCCATCTCTG GCTCTGACAGAAGCAGAGAGGATAGTCCTGAACTGAACCCACCTCCAGATGTGGAAGACAACAGGCAGTGTGCATTGTGCCTGAAATACGGTGATGATAGTGCTAAC GATGCTGGACGTCTTCTCTATATTGGCCAAAATGAATGGACACATGTGAACTGTGCTTTGTGGTCAGCAGAAGTGTTTGAAGATGATGATGGTTCTCTGAAAAATGTGCACATGGCTGTTATCCGGGGAAAGCAGCTG AGGTGTGAGTTCTGCCAGAAGTCAGGCGCCACGGTAGGCTGCTGCCTCACTTCCTGCACCAGTAACTATCATTTCATGTGCTCACGAGTCAAGAACTGTGTCTTTCTGGATGATAAGAAAGTTTATTGCCAGAGGCATCGCGACTTGATCAAAGGAGAG GTGGTTCCTGAGAATGGGTTTGAAGTTCTTAGGAGAGTTTTTGTGGACTTTGAAGGGATCAGTTTGAGAAGAAAATTTCTTAGTGGCTTGGAACCAGAGAACATCCACATGATGATTG GTTCAATGACAATAGACTGCTTAGGAATTCTGAATGACCTCTCAGACTGTGAAGATAAGTTGTTTCCCATCGGCTATCA GTGCTCCAGGGTGTACTGGAGCACAACAGATGCCAGGAAGCGCTGTGTGTATACCTGCAAGATCATGGAGTGCCGACCTCCAGTCGTGGAACCTGACATCAACAGCACTGTAGAGCATGATGATAATAGAACAATTGCCCATAGCCCAGTTCCCCTTACAG AAATTCTACCGAAAGACACCCGAAATACACCTGAAATTGTAAACCCACCGTCACCAGATCGTCCCTTGCATTCTCAGACCTCTAGTTCCTGTTACTATCCAGTGGTCTCAAAGGGTCCCAGGATCAGGGTGCCGAGTTACCCCTCCGCACAGAGGTCTCCTGGATCGCGGCCGTTACCCTCTGCAg GAAGTCCTACCCCAGTAACCCATGAAATAGTGACAGTGGGAGATCCTTTGCTGTCCTCAGGACTGAAGAGCATTGGTTCTCGGAGACACAGCACCTCCTCTCTGTCACAGCAACAATCAAAACTCCGGATGATTTCCCCTACACGAGCTGGGAACACTTACTCCAGGCACAGTGTGTCTTCAGTTTCCAGCACGGGGGCCTCTTCAGAATATGAACCTACTGTCAAAAGTAGTGACCGCTTTGTGGGGTCAGTAAGCACAGGCCCTCCAAGTGCTCCAGTTCAAAGTTGCTCTACCAGTTCAGGCTCCCAGAAAACAGTGGCTACAACTGGAAATAAAACTTACCAGCTGGATGCATCTCAGTCTACAGAAGGGAAACATTCCAGCAGTTCAGATTTAGTAGCCAAAGGTGCACCTTCTAAGGGAGAGAAAATCAAAGCCTCAAAGGACCCAGATTATTTGTCTCATACTTTTGTTTCTGGAGGAAGCGCCAAAGTGTCTACTCAGCCAACCAGTTCATCAGCCATGGAAATGAATAAAATAGGAACCTTTCAAGAGTGTTCAGGATCATTTTCTTCCAAAGAAGCAATACCATTTCCACCTTTGCATCAGAGGGGCCCAAGGAAAGACAGAGATCAGCACATGGAACCTTTACAGCCAGAGAAAACAACTGCGGTTGATGAGATGGATGCAAAAACCTTGAAGGCTGCTGGAGTAAACAATAGATCTCCTGCAGCAAGTGAGCAGGTAGTTACTGCCCCCAGAGATAAACGTCACAAAGGCAAAAAGTTAATGAAAGacagttttaaagaaaagcattcCCTGAAATCTCTTACAGAGACAAGTCAGGCAGTCGGCAGTGATGAACTGAAAGCAGACTTTGGCAATCAGGGTTTGGCAACTGAACAAGTTAGTCAGAGGTTATGTAATAATATTCCTGCTGAAAAAGTTGGTGATAAGTCTCCATCTTCACAAGGGCCATCTAAAGGGACTGCAGTGCAGGCTGAAGCAGCCCCTAAGGAATCACAGGCACCCAGGAAACGCACTGTTAAAGTTACTCTGACTCCTCTCAAAATGGAAAGTGAAAACCAGTCTAAAAATGCACAGCAGGAAAGTGATGCTGAAACTCAGTCTGCAGGGGCAGACCTGGCTGCTTTGGCAGAGCCATCCTCAGCTTCAGAAAGCCCAGAAGAGAACCCTGTAATTCAGGGAAGTCCAAATGAACCACCAACACAGGAATCTCAGAATAACACATATGAAAATTTGGCCATTCAAGATAACAGCTTGATGCTCCAGGATGGTGCTAAGGCTCAAGAAGAAGGCTCATACAAGCGGAGGTATCCAAGGAGAAGTGCTCGGGCCAGATCCAATATGTTCTTTGGATTGACTCCTCTGTATGGTGTGAGGTCCTATGGAGAGGAAGACATTCCCTTCTACAGTAACTCAACGGGCAAGAAGCGAGGGAAGCGGTCGGCAGAAGGACAGGTGGATGGAGCAGATGATTTGAGCACATCAGATGAGGACGACTTATACTACTACAATTTCACAAGGACTGTGGTTTCCTCAAACACAGAGGAGAGGCTCGCATCCCATAGCTTATtcagggaggaggagcagtgTGATCTTCCAAAAATCTCACAGCTCGACGGTGTGGATGATGGAACTGAAAGTGATACAAGTGTCACAGCAACAACCAGAAAAGTCAGCCAAGTAACTAAAAGGAGTGGCAAAGAGAATGGGACAGAGAACTTAAAGCTGGACAGAACTGAAGAAGCTGGTGAGAAAGTCACCAAGAGCTCCACCGTCCACAAGACCGACCCCAAGATTGATAACTGCCACCCTGTGAGCAGGGTTAAAGCTCAGGGTCAGGACTCTCTGGAAGTGCAGCTGAGCTCGTTGGAAACGGGCCGCAGGGCTCATGCAAGCACACCTGCTGACAAGAATTTACTGGACACTTTCAACACAGAACTTCTGAAATCCGACTCTGACAATAACAACAGTGATGACTGTGGGAACATACTCCCTTCTGACATCATGGACTTTGTGCTGAAGAACACACCATCTATGCAGGCCTTGGGAGAAAGTCCGGAGTCCTCGTCATCTGAACTCCTGACACTTGGAGAAGGTTTAGGTCTTGACAGCAACCGTGGCAAGGATATGGGTTTGTTTGAGGTGTTCTCCCAGCAGCTACCCACCGCCGAACCAGTGGACAGCAGTGTCTCTTCCTCCATTTCTGCAGAGGAGCAATTTGAATTGCCACTGGAGCTTCCTTCTGATCTCTCTGTTCTGACCACTCGCAGCCCTACGGTGCCCAGCCAAAATCACAACAGGCTTGCCGTCATTTCAGAGTCTTCACTTCCCTCCTCGGGAGAGAGGTCAATGCTTGCCTTGCCTTCCACAGAGTCTGGGGAGAAGAGAGTGACAGTCACAGAAAAACCTGCCTCAGGAGAAGGTGACACAGCTCTCCTGAGTCCAGGGGTAGACCCAAGCCCTGAAGGACACATGACTCCTGATCACTTCATCCAGGGTCACATAGATGCAGAGCACATAGCCAGCCCAGCCTGCGGCCCTGTCGAGCAAGGACATGGCAGCAACCAAGATTTAACAAGAAACAGCGGGACTCCGGGGATCCAGGTGCCGGTATCACCCACTGTTCCCCTCCAGAGCCAGAAGTATGTGCCAAACTCCACTGACAGTCCTGGGCCCTCGCAAATCTCCAACGCTGCGGTGCAGACAACTCCACCCCACCTCAAGCCAGCGGCAGAAAAACTTCTGGTAGTTAATCAAAACATGCAGCCCCTGTACGTCCTCCAAACTCTTCCCAATGGTGTCACCCAAAAGATACAGTTAACACCTTCTGTTAGTTCTGCACAGAGTGTGATGGAAAGCAACACTTCAGTGCTGGGGCCCATGGGGAGTGGGCTCACGCTGACCACAGGATTGAATCCGAGCTTGCCTCCGTCTCAGTCATTATTCCCTCCCACGAGCAAGGGTATACTGCCCATGTCCCATCACCAGCATATACATCCCTTCTCCCCGCCTGCTCAAACAGGCTTCCCACCAAACATCAGCAGTCCTTCACCAGGTCTTCTAATTGGGGTGCAGCCACCCCCTGATCCTCAGCTCTTAGTGTCTGAAGCTAGTCAGAGGACAGACCTTGGTACTGCTGCTTCtacaccagctgctgccctgggcaagAAACGGCCCATATCTCGTCTGCAGTCACGGAAGAACAAGAAGTTGGCTCCTTCTGGAACCCCTTCTGCTATAGCTCCTTCTGATATGGTCTCCAACATGACCTTAATTAATTTTGCTCCTTCCCAGATTTCTAACCACCCCCTGGACTTGGGAACCATTGCAAATTCAACATCCCATAGAACCGTTCCCAATATTATCAAAAGGTCAAAGTCTGGGGTCATGTATTTTGAGCAAACATCTTTGCTCCCACAAGGTGGGACCACTACTACTGCAGTCAGCACATCTCCCAGCATTATTGGTGCAGATGCCAGTCACCTCCCAGCAGGGCCTGTATCAGGCCTAACGTCGAGTTCCTCAGTGCTGAACGTTGTATCCATGCAGGCCACAGCAGCCCCTAGTACTGGTGGGTCAGTTCCTGGTCACGTTTTGGGACAAAGTTCAGTAACATTAACAAGCCCTGGATTATTGGGGGACCTTGGTTCAATAAGCAACCTCCTGATCAAAGCTAGTCAGCAAAGCCTTGGTCTTCAGGAGCAGCATATGACTTTACCACCAAGTTCTGGGATGTTTTCGCAACTGGGAGCATCTCAGACTCCGTCTACAGCAGCCATGACAGCTGCATCAAGCATTTGTGTTCTACCCTCAGCACAGACAATGGGCATGACAGTCGCTCCGTCGACTGCTGACCCAGAAGGCTCCTACCAGCTTCAGCACATGTCACAGCTTTTAGCCAGCAAAACCGGGGTTGCATCCTCCCAGCTGGACCTTAGCACAGTTCCAGCAACCACGCAGTTGTCAAGCTTTCCACAGCTGGTCGATGTTCCAAACAATACCGGACTCGAACAAAGCAAGGCTTCCTCATCAGTGATGCATGCCAGCTCAGCGTCTCCAGGGGGCTCCCCATCACCTGGGCAGCAGTCTGCAAGTagctctgtgctgggtgccACAAAAATGAAGCCAAAAGTCAAACGAATCCAGCCATTATTAGACAAAGGGAATGGAAAGAAGCACAAAACCTCTCACGCATGGGCTGGATCTTCTGAAGCTCATGTTCCCGAAAAAGGGGCTGTTGCTGTACCCCCGGTCTCGGTTACAGG GACTCCTGCTGTGAAGGCAGATGCGCAGGATGCAGCCAGTGTAGATCAGCCATTGCAGAAGCCACATGGGCAGTCTGCAGG GCAACCAGCTGTTGTCCCAGAACCTCAAGCAACACAGAACTCAATAAATGAGCAAGAAAATGCAG GCTCAAAAGCTCTCGAGGAAGAAGAGGGCACTTTCAGCTCCCCTCTTATGTTTTGGCTTCAGcaagaacaaaagagaaaagagtgTCTTGGTGAGAAGAAGCCAAAAAAAGGTTTGGTTTTTGAGATCTCTAGTGATGATGGTTTTCAGATCTGCGCAGAAAGCATTGAAG atGCCTGGAAGTCTCTGACTGACAAGGTGCAAGAGGCCCGTTCAAACGCCCGCCTGAAGCAGCTGTCCTTTGCAG GTGTGAACGGTTTGAGGATGTTGGGGATTATCCATGATACTGTTGTGTTCCTGATAGAGCAACTGTATGGAGCAAAGCACTGCCACAACTACAAGTTCAGATTTCACAAGCCAGAGGAGGCTAATGAACCTCCTTTGAACCCACATGGCTCTGCTCGAGCTGAAGTCCACCTGAG GAAATCTGCATTTGATATGTTTAATTTCTTGGCGTCTAAACACCGACAGCCACCAGAATACAACCCAAATGAcgaggaagaagaagaagtgCAGCTGAAATCAGCTCG GAGGGCAACCAGTATGGATCTGCCAATGCCCATGCGCTTCCGGCACTTGAAGAAGACCTCCAAGGAGGCAGTTGGTGTCTACAG GTCTCCTATCCACGGCCGGGGTCTGTTCTGCAAAAGGAACATCGATGCAGGTGAGATGGTGATCGAATATTCAGGCAATGTCATTCGCTCCATCCTCACTGACAAACGAGAGAAATACTACGACAGTAAG ggcatCGGGTGCTACATGTTCCGCATTGATGACTCCGAGGTGGTGGATGCCACCATGCACGGGAACGCAGCCCGCTTCATCAACCACTCCTGCGAGCCCAACTGCTACTCCCGGGTCATCAACATCGATGGCCAGAAACACATTGTCATCTTTGCCATGCGCAAAATCTACCGAGGGGAAGAGCTCACTTATGACTATAAGTTCCCCATTGAAGACGCCAGCAACAAACTGCCCTGTAACTGCGGTGCCAAGAAGTGCAGGAAGTTTTTAAACTAG